From the genome of Syngnathoides biaculeatus isolate LvHL_M chromosome 15, ASM1980259v1, whole genome shotgun sequence:
gcccaaaaaacaaacactacaCTGACcagttttgttcttcttcttttctcgcTCGGCTTTCAGCTCTTCCATAGCCTGAGACTTTTTGTCGAGCTTCTCATCACGCTTAGACCGCCGCTCCTTGTTGTGTGACATGACCTTAAGACACATAAGAGACACGACATGAGCATTTTTCCCTCTCTCGttactgtgcattttttttttttttttttaaattgtggaatACATCTTTTCAGACACCTTTATTTCTGGTCctactgtttatttatttcacgCACAAATTCATTGTCTGACGGAAACGGTAGATGTCCAAAAATggtcaatttgatttttttctttttaactattTAATACTCTTTCCATCTCCATGTCATCTGTTAGTTTCATGCATTACGAAATATAACGTTTGAGAATGCCtgttttgttcaaatatatTAATGTAACGCATCCTTGCTGAAGGAAGCTCCTGAGTCATGGAGGCCAATTGGAGTGCATGAATAATATCCACCTAATAGACAGGATTAGTCGGATCATTGATTTGTTTATTGGCGTTCTCACGGCTCCAAGACCAATGAAAAAGAGTTTGAGAATGTGACGCAACACAGGCCGTTGCTTTTGTGAAGTATTAAAGGCTTTTTGTACCATCAGTGTAGTATTTCACTATTTTTTATCATTAGCATtcttttcatttgctttttttgcatGATACTAATAGAAGAGATAACACCAACTTCAAAAAAGCAGTTTTCCGTTTTGACTTCctgaaaagttgtcattttggagGCAGGGGGCACTCCACCCGACACTGCAAATTTGTCAAATTCAGATTGTGCTATAAATAATAATCTGGCGCCGATTGGCACTCACCACTTGTGTGTCTTGAACCTGAGATAGCTTGCGCTTTtcttgctcttcctcctgcttctttttcttctcctccttttccttcttctttgccGTCTTCAGCTTCTTCTTGATTTCAAACCTTTTCCAAACAAATGTCAAGTAATTAGACTTCATAGCTATCTCCGATTCCATCACTCAAAACAAATCCTCATTTCAGCGAGGCAGAGCAAttcttaaacaaaaaaaactaagaatAAGAATTACTTGAATGACCATTTTAGTCTTTTTCTCTCCCACCGTAGTTTGTGTGAAATATAAAAAGTGGAACGTGAGGTCATTTGAGGACTTTTGTTACTCAGATTATTGGGACCAAAGTGCTTCTCTAGAAGCTTAAAAATATAGTGAGTTATAGAGTCGATGTTCGCTAGCAGGGTAGCCATTAAAAGATTTTGTAAATTACTCAAAGCCGACCCGACCACGTTTTATACAAACCTGTGAAAAAATATCATCCAGAAACCAGTTTTTATCCtgcagttttaaaatgtcatgGTTTCAAATCTGCTAAACCTTCCCATCACCACatacgtgtttttgttttgttttgttagttgtattttgttttaatgaaagaAAGTGCAGGCCACTGGCAGTTTCCGGCCAACAAGTCTATTATAAATCCCACTTGAGTTCAAAGCAAGATGTTATGATGTCAGATTAACCAGGAAATATGGCTTCAGACAGCCAATAATATTGCAGCGGGGCGTGTCCTCCTATGAACTCAAGTGGGACTTACAATGCGTTGGATGCAGAGAAAACGTCCGTGTATAGAGTAAACACTCAACTCGACCCTAATATTGCACCATTAGCTGATATTTTATACACAGTAGTAGTACGAAGTCTGGTGGTATAtgtttttatgtaaaataaatgagattgtttaaaattgttttcaaatgtatgtatgtttaatCCACGTTTAGATTTAGAGTAAATTTACatctgtatttgttttcttcttcggaCATTCGTAGGACTGACTGCAGTGTCTCCAAAAGCACTTGAGCAGTTggatggtttttttgttttgtttttttttttacccagaaaaaaaaaatcatttttgtgatgATTGTTGTGCTCCAGGTTCTGCTCACTTAAGGAAAGGTAAAGtacaatactgtttttttttttattttaatgagtcactctgtatttttatttacccaaatatttcacaaaaatacattttagcgcttcaatgtcaataccacaatattttttcttatgATTATCATATTGTTAGAATATGATACTGGCCTGTGCAGAGTTCTGCGGGATTaatatgcaaatattttgggtTATTTCTAGAGGTGtaaccccaaactattttttcctctttgtttaCAATTCGGGGGAAAGATGgcgtagctggaaagcgttggcctcacagttctgaggtcgcgggtctgatcccggccacgcctgtgtggagtttgcatgttctccccgtgcctgtgtgggttttctctgggcactccggtttccttccacatcccaaaaagatgcaacattaattggacactctaaattgaccctaggtgtgattgtgagtgcggccatttgtctctatgtgccctgcgattggctgccaaccagttcaggctgtacccagcttcctgcccattgacagctgggattggctccagcactccccccgacccttgtgaggataagcggtgaagaaaatggatggatgtttacagtTCAACTTAGCAGTAGTCAATCATTTTCTGCTACCCATAAATACaatatcaccttttttttttattcatctttcataATCTATAAAGATTATGAAAAGAGTCTATCcaaaaattggcaagaaaaagaaagcacaGTCTCACCGTCTCTTGAGGACCTCTCTCTTCTCGATCCTGTTGAAGAGCTCCTGCTCGCGCTCCTTCTCCGTCATCTGCTCCAAGCGCGCCCTGTCCTCGGCGTCGCCCATCAGGTCGTCGTCGTAGCCGTCCCGGAAGACGTCGTCCTCTGACGAGTCCGAATCCgagctggaggaggagctgTTGCTCTCCGAGTCGGACACCTCGCCTGAGAAAGACGTGAACTGtcattaggtttttttttttaattaatttatttgagtAGGGCGGCTtggttggatcagctggtaaagcgttggcctcacagttctgaggtccgggttcaatcccggacccccctgtgtggagattgcatgttctccccgtgcctgcgtgggttttctccgggcactccggtttcctcccacattccaaaaacatgcaacattaattggagactctaaattgcccctcggtgtgattgtgagtgcggctgtttgtctccatgtgccctgcgatttgctggcaaccagttcagggtgtgccccgcctcctgcccgttgacagctgggatgggctccagtactccccgcgaccctcgtgaggataagcggcaatagaaaatggatggatggatatttgagtCAATGAGTAGTGACATTGGTGTATAGCCGTGTTCAGTTCGTGTTGTGAGCCAGGTACGGAGCAGCCATCTTAAAGATGAGCAGCTCGGTTGAAGAGGATCAAAGAGTGAGTCAGATAATCTGCTCCATATTAAACCATCCAACgtccgtacatttttttttataccgcttatcttcattatggttgcgggtgtgcttaagccaaacccagctgacttcggaCAAAGGGCTggttacaccccgaactggttgccagccggtCAGTCGCTATGCACCCTCGAAACTAAACatcccacacacaaaaattagaAAGACTAAATAAAGAAAGATGGACAAGACTGAGAAATGGAGGCGGAACAAGGGAACCTCTGTCAGTTGAGGCCATTCAGCAGTGATGTTTgtcatttctgtcttttttttttttttaaactctgtttCTACATTCCAAAGGATAATATGTAGATATGTTCGTAAAGAGAGGATTAATTTACTACGATACTTCTTGTATTCAAACGTTTCTTTTATCAGTCACTTCAATGAGCTGtcatcaaagacaaaaaaaaaaaaaatgcataaacgcCATTGTCAACGTATGCCCCAAGGAAAGAATCAATCAAAAAGACTCTCACTGGAACAAACGGGAACATAAATtatcaaagaaaagaaagtttTCTTGCCACAGAATTAATCAAAATGCCCTCCAACGGGCCCTGCTCTTTAGCTCTAGTGAGGATACTCAAGTCTTTAATTCCTTCCGGCGATCACACTTTTTAGATAACGGTAAATCATCTTTTCTGAAACTTCATATGTTGAGATTTTGTGTTGCATTGCtcttatttcattgtttttatttattaacttcTCGTAAGTGTTCCCACGTGTGCAATGTCCTTTACGACGTTGTTTATTACGAGTCTTGTCTGTTGAGTGTGCACTTGGACCTGgaagccgcaagtgccctcaCGGGGATTCATACATTTATTCCACATCCAAATCTCATTAGCAGTTGTGGCTTGCTAGCATTTGCTTCTTTCAAGCGCCAATGCTAGTTTTATATTGCTGGcgcaatttattttctttttttttttttttttttttaaagatgggaCAGAATCTGGTGACAACTCTGCACATCAGTTGGGGGGGGCACAGCTTTAGTCAAAGTCAGGCAGAGAGATTAGTGAAGGGAAGCTAAAAACTGAGAACGatagttttaattttgaaaaaaaaaaaaaacaaaacatttgattaaaaaaggctagcgcaggggtcgggaacttTTTACGCTGAGAGAAccataaatggcaaatattttaaaacgtcattccaaaagagccatccaatatttttcaaaactaaatacaagtgtatttgtgcattttatgtaagaccaacactttaggagtacaataagtctctagatgcatttcaaaaaacataatgttgctaaccaatgatgacaaaagtacttcttaccattaaaaCAACTTCcatgctgatggctttgtcgtccatttcatacgtcattaaacttcatgcagcctttgagacttccatccgttattcgTAAACGTAGATTGGttttaaagttgttgttttttaatgtttttaacttTTCGTACGCATAGGTAGAAccaaaacattgtcagtacagcaatactcaaACACTGAGGTGTCTGTGACGcaaagttttcacaatcagctggtctgcaggttgaatttttttttcatccccacTTATGTGTGCTCGGCAACGATGCTTGCCGACAGAGGCACgtcttcatgtaaaaaaaattacagtggtGGGCGGTGCATAAGCACCCTGTCATTATAtaccacattgatgggctgcgaaaggactgtaacatttgtaattatgcgTGTACCCTTTAGCCATACGCAACCACCGAAAGAGCCAagtgtggctcgcgagccataggttcccgacccctgggcTAGCAGTTCCCCCAAAACGTCAATTTTATAACAACTTTGataacataatttaaaaaaaaaaaaacataccctcCTCTGGTGCAGAGCTCTCCCCTGAGCTGTCTCCACCTGAGCTTCCGGACGCTGTTGATTTATGAAGCTTCTTCTTAGTGGCATTCTTCTTCTCGGGACCTTTGCCTTgtctccccttttttttccctttagtgCCCCCAACAGTCCACTATGCCAAGGGAATGGCAAAAGAGTTGGTcaactgccttttttttgtcacatgaaATTAAAGATCTCGAACAAACGTGACTGCCCTACCTCATCGTCACTGTCTGACGTCTCGGAATCGGTGGACGCCGCGGGTTTGCTCACCGGCTCCTCCTGCTCGCCAGAATCCACCCGCTTCCTTTTCGCCAGTGACAGCAGCTCCTGGGGGTGGAGTGCACGATGTAGATATATGAACTCAATTGATTCTGTTACATTCATGTAATCGTAATTAACATTTCATATTGcagagaatgacaaaaaaaaatggagacttACTAAAGAAGCATATTTTCCTATTCAGTGAGCACAACCTGATCAGATGTGGATTCTTGATAATCACCTGTTGTGTTAAACGTTTATATTGTCTGCATTTGAGTGTGTACAAGCGTCACTCACAATTAGAAAGGTTGTAAATCTAGTTCAAGCAAACTTTTGCAAGCTATAGTCATCTTTAAAATTATTAAACATACTTATCAAACCACAAAATTGGGGCAAGTGAAAATGCTGAACAGCTGGGAACTTGAGGACAACTCCTAGCCACAGTCGCTCATCAAGTTTAATGTGATGTCACTAAGTTGGAGCATAAATATTGCAGTTTTCCACACAAACATTGGCTAACATATCCTAACAATGACTCGCTGCATGAACCGATGAGGTCTGCTCAGATGAGTAGTGAAAAGTCTTCTAAGACAAATAGAACAGTTCAGTTGCGATCAAGTCGATACCCTGGCAGAAAAGACAGCCAACTTGAAGACTTAAAGGCAAAATACTCAAGTTACAGCATTTAACTCAAATTTGAAGCCATTTCTTGATATCACGGAAAATGTTACACAACATTCAAATTCTTTCAAACAGCAAAATTTGCACACCTGCAAACCAAGTGAGGCGAAAGAgcgtggatggatgtataatttTTAGAGAAATTGATGATGACGACTCAGTTGCTGGCTCGCTCTGTAGCATgtcacaaaaagagaaaaacgaTGAtcactgttttccaaagtaaaagcagatagttgtaaatgtcttattttgagcAGACACAAACGATAACCTGCTGTAGTGAAAGACtacaaaaatctgaatatttacAGTTGAAGGGCTGAACGCGAGGGATATGCacaactttaaaggtcaagtgtcgtgaaATGgtcgatttttagtatgttattaatgaaaaaacggcagccggtatggactcctctgtttttttcccccaccacaaaacatgattttgacgtatatggctttttgtaactcccgccatgaaaatcctctcgagtgatttgtttttgacaagaagcaggaagtgacgttggaggcagtcgtccgctcaagcggactcgtttctttctatgagttttacctgttggaagatggctcgttgttctttcgtgttagccaaaatgccggctcgttgcattgctggatattgttcgaacactcgggaggatagatttacccttcataaatttacaagagacccggttcgtcgagaaaaatggattgcacgggtccaaaggacgagaactttgtgggtaccagatgacaggtaggtgtgtacacagctactaaaaaaaaaaataatagttaggGACCaggtaatccgtctctcataatgtaccataagatccgcgtacatatgacaggggtgctaaacgtgTTGGTGTGTGCGGTCAGACGGCTTccgtgtcgggctcgccggcgaaagctgccgcgtcgtgcctcgcagacgagcacggcttcggccggctcatacatactgtctgggagtctgttgttagttagaagcgatccgcatatcatctaaatatggcttgaaacaatagggtaatattgccccggtaacttcactcggttgttgagacgttctcttctatgaagagcttccgtgtctgaaggggtgtgttcgtctcccataggtAGGGTGCACCgcctgttttcattggcgaatgtccggggtgacgtcactgacaggagatacagccaatatggcgaccgcttggatgtcgaatgacaattccacaactttgcgcatggatgacgagctctccgctcatatttattttttcgtatgggcATTGAAGcgaatgttatatatatttctaatttcaacatgtattttagaatgtttatagggatgacacttgacctttaaattaaaAGTTGGATCTTACCAATTAAGcgattattaaaatgaaaacttcGCAACAGTTCTCTCGCGTTTGGATGCATCACTGTGTGTTTTACTAGAGAAAGGAAAGGCACTGCAGGAGTtattgaattacattttaatcattcatCATTTATGTGTTATAATTTTTACGTTACAGTCTACTTTgggtttgttctttgttgtgtCCGCTTTGGCTCAGCAGTGTTTTGAAAGTGACCTACAATTAAAATTGGGAATGAACTTGAGTGACTCGGCTCGGTTGAGACTTGGAAGCGGACGACCCGATACTTACTTGAGACTTGATCCCATCTCTGAGCAAGGAGATCGAATAAATCCTCAAACGCCTCTGCATTGTTGACGTTTACGGCGACTATGCTAGCGACACCATAAACAAAACCGACAACATTCCCGCAAACTGGAGCTTTGGCGGATTACGACTCGGTCGAGTCGCTCTCTCTTGTTTGACAACAACGCACCAAAATAGCACGTCAGTGACGTCACCAGGACGATAGGGTTTGCTATTTAAGACGAGGCGCCGCCATCAGCAGCGCTGCTGGTTGTAGTAGTTAGTGGTGGTGGTAGTACGACACCGCTCAGTCCGGGCACTTAAAATCCAAATAGTAGACTTAAAATGTTGGCATTGCTCACCACACGGGTGCAGCCTGTGTCTGAAATCAAACGTTCACCTTAGCGTTAGCAAGACCGACCTAGCACTGccgtgttgttgtttatttgtcaCAATGAAGACAAACTGGCGTAACACGTgccaaacaacaaacaatttaGTCGACTTTATGGCTCCGGTGTGGAAGAATTTCAACAGGATGAGTCTACTTTGGGTTGTTTCTCCCCCCTCTACCGCTACCTTCCAGAGCGAGGCCAAGTGAGCTAACAACTAGCATACATTTGTTTGACTTgagcggagaaaaaaaaaaagtgttgacaaCTCGCCCGGCCGTGTCCTCACCTGGTCCAAGTTGTCGTCGCTGGCGCTGTCTTCGGAGTCCGAGTCGATAACGACGCGACCTTTCCGTTTCTTGACGTTCACCATGGTTACAACGTGCAAAGCGGGCCAAGCTAAGACGGTAGAACCACCACTACCGCGGTGGAGTGGCCTTATGTTagcttgggggcggggggggagtTGGGGAGGGTTACCGCTGTTGCCACTTGCTAGCAGACCGTAGCCTATCAGAATCCCACTCGTGTTGTCGGCAAGACACGCTCTTCTACAATATGATTGGTTGCGGAACGCGACTGCTGCAATATGGTTGGCTGAAGCACCTGTTCAACAGCCAATCATATATTTTTATCAAGAGGGGCTTTCCAATAACTAGAGTGGTATTCGTAATAACGCGACACCGAGCCTGCGTGCTGCTACAAACATGGAACCTGTCGCGagacttcatttttttactgttcaaaattattaatttattattttaagcaCTTTTAGTAATTATCTTAAAAATAACGTTGGATGTGTAACATGTAATTACTTggattaaatcttttttttaataaatgtagcGCAGCAAGCGAGGTGTCACTGAGCATGCGCGCTGCCGACGACATCACATTCCCGCGTTAATTTCTGTGTGCGCGTGTCTGTGTTCggctacaattaaaaaaaatatattttcatatatgTAAAATAGATTGATGTGATTTcttaaaacattttctcaacaaaataaatagatCACGAGCTTTTCCCTGTACTCGTTGAATGCATCCTTTCGGATACACATCGTCTACGTGAGCATTCATCAACGTCGAGCAAACATTTAAAagtgaattattttttaatacgtattaattaataaacgtcccgaataaaataaatacatagacATAGTGGAACCTTTGATATCAGTGATAGATTCCTTCTGGATACAAATCGTCTACGTGAGCATTTATCaacataaacatttaaaagtcaatcattttttaatacgtattcattaataaacatcccgaataaaataaattaatagacATAGTTGAACCATTGGCATCAGCGATAGATTCCCTCCGGATGCAAATAGTCTACGTGGGCATTTATCATTGCAGaggaaatatttaaaagtgaATCATTTTTTAATACGTATTCATTAATAAACGTccctaataaaataaatacatagacATACTGGAACCATTGACATCACTGATAGATTCCTTCTGGATACAAATAGTCTACGTGAGCATTTACTAACGTAGAACAAACATTTAAAgtgaatcatttaaaaatacgtattaattaataaacgtcccgaataaaataaatacatagacATAGTGGAACCATTGACATCAGTCATAGATTCCCTCCGGATGCAAATAGTTGATGCGCACACGCCCTCCACATTTACCGGCAGACCATCGAAGTTATCAAACCTTTCCACTACATTTCCCACTACATTTACAAgcttttattctaaattcaaacTTTTCCAGAGTGTTCTACTTATTTTTCTGCTTGGACCACGATTGTACAAATGTAAATGATTTCAAGATAAGACAAGGACGACCTTTACCCACATAATCCCGGAACAGACAGCGTCAGAATGGTAAATGCGAAATAATGGCAACATTGCCCGTCTATTTATTCAATTTTCAATGTGCAACTTGTGTTTTTGATAAAATGTTCACTTTCAATGTCGGTGACACCAATGTAAGCATTTATATGATCTTAATttgaaagtatttatttatttttccatctccCACTCAACTTGTCCGTTTTGCCTTCCAGCAGTAAACTGTCTACGTCACTAGCACGATGACCAACATCCTTCATTTTCCTCGGATGCGGCTGCAGCACCTGCAGCACCATCAGCACCTTCTCCACCTCGTGCTGAGTCGAAGCGTGACGCAGGGCGAGTACAGACGACCCGGCAAGCCCAGAGAAGATAAACCCCCTTGGCAGAAGATCAACTTCAGCTTCTCCAAAGGCTTGGAGGGCATCCGGAAACACGCGACGCTGCTCAAAAAGGAGTTCTTCGAGCGCTGGGTCGGCCCCCGGGGGAAGCCCCTGATGGAGCACATGCAAGAGCAGAACGAAGTTCTGTGGGAGTTCCGGGGGGCCGAGAGCCTGGAGCGGTGGACCGTGTCGTCGGATCGCGAGATAGGAGGCCAGAGCGAGGTCTACTTGAAGCTCGGGAGGAACAACACCACGTGTTTTCTCTACGGGACGCTGAGGTCGACCCCCCCTCGGGACGGCGAGACGCGGTACAGCGGTTACTGCAGCATGCGCTCCAAGCAGCCGCTGGTtagtttttggggggattttgtGCAAAAACGCTGACATCAAATCAAGCCAAACTCACCACCCTGTTATTCTGCCGTTAAAATTGTAATAACACGATCATAACACCTGTCCCAAGGGGTCGTTCAACCGCAAGCAGCACTACGACTGGTCCAGCTTCAACACGCTCCACCTGCGCGTGCGAGGCGACGGCCGGCCGTGGATGATCAACATCGCCGCCGAGACGTACTTCTCGCACCAAAAAGACGACATTTACAACTACTTCCTGTACACCAGAGGGGGGCCCTACTGGCAGGAGGTCAAGGTGATTGCCTGGGGGAAGAAACAAAAAGCACAAACGTCGCTAATACTTTTAGTTCCATCAAATTCTCTTTGCAGATTCCCTTTTCCAAATTTTTTCTCACGCATCGAGGAAGGATTCAGGATGATCAGCATCCTCTCTGGCTAGACAAGGTACACGTGACTCTCAATTGCGATGCCAATCGGTTATAATACGTAGATTCAAAACGTGTTTTTGTAGTTTGACATCAGCTGCGATAGGGGccggcactcccccgcgaccctcgtcaggataagcggcaaagaaaatggacggacggatgacaatttgacattttggttaCTTACATGGAAGTCCACACGGATGacttgcctccgcgggccacacgAATCGTGTGGCGGGGCCGTGAGTTTGGCacctatgaaaatggatggatgtcatattttgtaaaaaaacgTATGATTTTAATGACCAAAATTTAGTTTAACGACGTGTGCGATGGCAATTCATTTTGTATTCGTATATCAACTGATACTATTGATGAGCTTCATGTGAAgtgtttgtgttgaaaaatgtaattcctTGAGGCTGCagca
Proteins encoded in this window:
- the ndufaf1 gene encoding complex I intermediate-associated protein 30, mitochondrial, which codes for MTNILHFPRMRLQHLQHHQHLLHLVLSRSVTQGEYRRPGKPREDKPPWQKINFSFSKGLEGIRKHATLLKKEFFERWVGPRGKPLMEHMQEQNEVLWEFRGAESLERWTVSSDREIGGQSEVYLKLGRNNTTCFLYGTLRSTPPRDGETRYSGYCSMRSKQPLGSFNRKQHYDWSSFNTLHLRVRGDGRPWMINIAAETYFSHQKDDIYNYFLYTRGGPYWQEVKIPFSKFFLTHRGRIQDDQHPLWLDKINTIGFTLGDNADGPFQLEIDYIGACKDYAHTEEFAYELYKKNPEV